The Actinomadura graeca nucleotide sequence GCCCGTCGCTCCCGTCCGCGCCGTCGCCTCCTTCGACGAGGCCCTGGAGGCGGCGCGCCGGTCCCGCTACGGCCTCGCCGCGACCGTCCTGACCGGTGACCTCGCCCGCGCGCACCGGGCCTGGCGTGCCCTGCCGGTCGGCACCGTGAAGGTCAACGCGGTGTTCGGAGGCGCTCCCGGCGGCGCCGCCGAGCCGCGAGGCGCCAGCGGCGCGGGTTTCGGGTTCGGCCCCGAGCTGCTGGACGAGATGACGGCGGTCAAGGTCGTCCACCTGCTGGCCGACCCGGGCTGACGGCGGCGGGTCAGGCGGGGTCGGCCATGGCCGGCTGGGCGGCGAGGTAGCGGGTCACCATCCGGGCGATGAGATGGGCGATCTTCTCCGGCGGGGCGGACGGCAGCATGATGTGGCTGGAGGTCAGCCGGACCGCGGCGTCGGTGATCTCGGTGAGCGCCGCGCGGTCCATCTCGGGCCAGTGCCGCGCCGCGTGCTCGGCGATCCGGGCGCTGGCGGTGAACAGCAGGGGCTCGGCCTGGGTGGTCAGCAGCGGCAGCAGCTCGTCGCCTCCCGCGCCGGTCAGCACGGCCTTCTTCAGCTGGTCGTCCGCCGACGTCTCCAGCGTGAACAGGACCGCCGCGGTGACGGCCGAGTACAGGTCGGCGTGCTCGGACAGCACCCGGTCGATGCCGTCGAGGTAACGGTCGTTGTCGCGGATGACCACGGCCTGCGCGAGGCCCCACTTGTCGCCGAACTCGTTGTAGACGGTCTGCCGGCTCACCCCCGCCGCGGCGGCGACGTCCCGCATGCGCACGGCCCGGTAGCCGCGCTCGACGAGGAGGACGGCGGCGGCGTCGAGCAGGGAGTCGCGGACGGAGCGGCCTGCGGTGCCCATGGGTTCGTTCCTCCGGTGCTGATCAGGAGGCGGGACCTCCTCACGCCATTATCACCCCTGACCGGGCCGTTCCGGGGGGTGTGGGGGGTCGTCCCCCCACAAGAGACGGGTCTGTTCCGGGGGGTGTGGGGGGTCGTCCCCCCACAAGAGACCGGGCCGGTCAGGCGGGGCAGGCGTCCCTGACGCGCCGGTCCGCGCGGACCTCCGCCGGAGGGCCGGCCGCGA carries:
- a CDS encoding TetR/AcrR family transcriptional regulator — protein: MGTAGRSVRDSLLDAAAVLLVERGYRAVRMRDVAAAAGVSRQTVYNEFGDKWGLAQAVVIRDNDRYLDGIDRVLSEHADLYSAVTAAVLFTLETSADDQLKKAVLTGAGGDELLPLLTTQAEPLLFTASARIAEHAARHWPEMDRAALTEITDAAVRLTSSHIMLPSAPPEKIAHLIARMVTRYLAAQPAMADPA